In Lytechinus pictus isolate F3 Inbred chromosome 17, Lp3.0, whole genome shotgun sequence, the genomic window CGATCTTTTAAGTGGGAAGTAAAAGCTTTGAAAATGCGGTTAAATTTTATTGACCAATGAAACCTGAAAGTAGAAGATTGGAGTGAATTCATTTTAACTTAAAGCTTTCAAATGCTGAACGATTCGTAACCTGTTCAACTGTTTTCATCCTTTCCTTCGAGCACCCTAaatctatatttcattttatcatgaCTTACATATACAATTGCTATGAATCTTTATCTGCTGCTtattatgtatttgttttaatattatttatgaATGATTAAACAAACAACATGCCCTTTAATTCAACACGAGCGCGAATACTCTGGTTGTTATTATTTCAAATGATTCATAGCGTATATATATGATAGTGTTAATTATATGTGTGTGCAGGTGTGTGTTTGTAGCTGGCTATGTGGGTGTGTGAGTATATGTGTAgttttttcttatttactcTCTAGTTTATCACTGTGAATAATTTCTTCTATCACCAtctttttgtaattattattattattattattattatgtattcgGCATAATCAAATACATAAACAACATATACAAACAATAGGAATATGAGAGTCACATGGATGCcgggaaaggaaaaagattAACTAAATAACTAAAACCCGAAGGTCTTCCTTTCCAATCCATGTGACTTTACAAAGataacatacatacatgtactacaaaattgtaaaatacaACTATACAACTATATAGTTGTTGAAGATGACAACAAATTAATGTTCTATATaacacaatttttgttttgatttgtttgtttcattaagGGGCTCCTTCACAAGCTCTGTTTCTTgtttgattggtttaaataaacttgaacttgagtatgagagagagaaagagaaagagggtaGAGGGCAGGGGAGATGAAAGGAGTCGTAATGAAAGGATAAATAATTatgcaaaagaaatagatgATAGCTGAAGATAAGACATAGAAGTAAAACGCTTTATTGATACCATGGGTATAATGATTAACGGGAAAGCGAAACTGGTGATCAAACCACGAGTtactttaaagagaaattccagtatttgcagtaaacactgatttcatgagaaggtctgtaaaacaaggcttaattgtcagtatatcatcgaggatctagatctggtacggttacataaactgaactttgtaaaatcttgaaatctacgctgaaaaatgttcacactgaagatcaccaacacagataggcacacgtgggacagtgtattattattgctaaaataaagacccgacggaagtgaccgaatccgcgcttattttgcttatttctcagcaattacacaatttcttccagaatcctttggcacatattttttattcatataaacagacactttggtggtcattatatcagattctgtaaaaagtcatttttagatcgttaccaaaactggaatttatctttaagtcaATAATTTATCTCATCACTTATTCAAATTTCTCCTATACAGTGCGTTCCAcaaaaaggaaacccgtttttAGAGAcagatatcataattatgaaatatgttttgataTTTAAGTTAAGTGTAAACTCCCAATTTAGATATATGAGACCAACATATAGAAAATCGCGCATGGCAGATTAAAAACGTGTCAGAAATCAGAAATGATTTGCGAAGAAACTCACGTGTGAATCTGAATATACTCtctttcagggatcagtgagagaaactcaacaaagaatacaaaagaaaggctaatgagccaatcgtcgaataagcaTGGTCGTCGTatcacgaaccaatcttgtTCAACTTTTCTGTTCAACCTGATTTcgcattaaaatttcaaactggtCTTGCTCATAgtcattaatgcgtgaagtgtttgTCTCAcattagatatcaaaatatggAAGAACAATTGTATGGTATGATGATGTAAATTAAATATCATGATTCATTTTCCTTTGAAGAAAAGAGACATGGGTATCCCGGTTTCCTTTttatgggacgcactgtatattaacCTGCTCTGATAGTAAGCTAACTGCTGAATAGGGGATCTAAACACAGTATCATTCGATAGTCATACATCACTCTATAAGTAGATATCACGTGAAAGTGGTTCTTGATATATAGGAAGGGCTCCTGAGCACGCTCATCGCTAGGCTGAAGTATGTCAGccttcaatattattttcacactttacCACCAAACATTTCTTCGTAAAGTCAGGCAGTCATAGTtattaaacaaacaaacacacacacacacacacaaatattaATGGGACTAAATCTACCGTAAGAGTAACATTATCCTCACTTTTCAATACAATTGAATTGTTCCAAATAACATTTGAGTATAAAGTCTCTAGACTACATTTTAATACGAGATTTGAGACGTGACGGAAGTAAAATGATAAATGTACTTGATCACTTAAAGGCTTTCGAAAAGTGTTCATATATTTCCAATTGTTTctatgaaattatattcaagagAACAGGTTcctaatataggcctatagaacTTTCATTGTCTAAAAAGGTATCATATATGATTGTGTATATCCATGAAATCATGCCCGTGTGTAGCTTGACGGACTTTTGCTCCGATCAAATTTCAAGTcctttatttattattgattaaAGAAAACTGATGTAAAATGTGCACTTGATCGTGCATGTTATCTTCAATCTCAAAACGAAAACAAatacaccccccccaaaaaaaaaaaaaaaaaaagaaggaaaaacacATGTAACGTGGCAAGCACGGTCGCTTCGCCTTCTCAATTATGACGTTCCGGGAAAAAGGGttgaaaataagaatgaaaaagtTCGAACACTtagcaaaattattttgttaaccCTAAAGGTCAACCTGACCACTACTAGTATATTGTAATCCACGTCAGAATCTTGTGTTTTTCAGCCATGACTATTATAACCAATGAATGACGTTCTATCTAATATTCATATCGAaactaaaactaaaaaataGCTCCATACAACCGATCGACAATATGATGGGAAACTTCAGGATCATATTGCATTTAGTTTACTTTATCTATACTTTCTGAATTTCCTTTCAACCTAATGAAATGCTTGAGCTTTTTCAAGTGTTCTGTATATAGTTGTCAAGAACTCTGTGCTATTATACACCATGTACATGGGGGTgatacgacatttgctcctgcatcAATTGCTACGGGCTCAacttcgtctaagatgtagcgTCGGGGTTggaatagggttttatgttgggTTTAGGGTAGGATatagtgttaaaggggaatccaacccaaataaaaacttgtttttatgagaaaaagaaaatcagataagttgataggtgaaagtttgaacagtattggacaaacaacaagaaagttatgaatttttaaaagttgtagatattggtaatcactatactcatggcaacttcaaattggccgcatatgggatgtcatagtgatgtaaggcaaggactactcttccatgtgctccaatacatattatggctaaaatgtcatttttcccaaaagttttatttaaaattatatttttctttcatgaggacattaaacaaaatactacctgggttatatttagattactgccccaggggaatgggtacttaggagaaaaccacaaatccctgataataaagtacatggcctatggaaaagttgtccttgccccttgtcataatttacttacccagttgccaatttgaaatctacatactattagtgatctcaattttaaagcagctataactttcttattgcttgtccgatttctttcaaattttcaccatcctgtttaatttatttgtctccttcccaacacaatattttatggcaaaggttggattcccctttaaacccaTGGTTGAATTGTtgaaatgtcatggaacctgtACACGGACAACACTTCTAATTAATCTATATTCATTTTTGCAAAATGATATTGTACATGTCATTTCCTATTACGGGTCTTGTTTCAGCAAAATGAACCTCGGTGGAATTTAAGACCAACCGCCCCAACcgcaaaatataaaaataaatgaaataaaataaatggaaagaaaaggaaaaggcaCATGCTTACGCAGAACAAATCCAACAAACATTTCAAGATATCGGGAAGCAATACCAATTTAATATTTGAAAGCACGAGATCATCATTTTCACATTAAAACACTTTAaacatttatctttttatttctttgtgttCACCATAATGGGCTAGTTACATAGAAACCAAAACTAACTGGTGTATTTATTACTCATACATAATATTTAACTTGGGCGAAACAACGAAAATAACCCACTCAATGGATGTCTAAGTGCATGACAAAACACGCTGCACAACCATGACAACACAGAAGTTTTAAATACGTATAAAACATTATCATATTGCATTATACCTGTCGGCAAATCGATTTGTTTGGGCGTTATTCAGAGGATACGCTATGCtctgggatgggggggggggggggtgaccaccACAAATGAATCTCTAAGGAACAACATGAGAAAAAAGGAGGTTAAAACAGAAAGTCATGAAAATGTGCTATAAAGCGAGACAATAGGGTTTTGTTCAACTATACTGCTATCATTTAACTGAGGGGAAAATGACGTCACCTTGCCCATTCCTTCAAAATATCCTGACGCCGCCTCTGGTAGGACTATATTTAGGCCTTCTTATTCTTTTGAAATTGCAGTCCAGCCATATGTAACCTATAGAGTAATATTATACCTAATGTTAAcgtatttgaatgaaaaatcaataaatatcatGCGAAATCCGATAAGAtacattgtttattatctatGTAATGCATTTTAGTGGATAGCATTTTGGCCATGATTTCCAggtgcagtatcagagcgtattgtattttctttaagGGACAGCGAAAAATTTCCACTCTTTACATTGCTTTCTACATTCATGCACTAGGCCTATATAAAGAGTGGTATTTCTTGCTGTCCGATATAATGTACATGCAAATACTGTCAATACGAACAACGTATATTAAAACGATGTAATTCAATAAAATGGAAACAAAACAGGAAAGGACTGCataatattaccccggctataaTTGCCCCGCTGCATGGGCTCCGTAACAGAAAGGTTTGCAACCAATCACAAaaaataccaatgaccaatcaagatcatcgttgcatgcgctctcggtttaaaatactgaccgggcaccaatcagtgcggttctctCATATTTGcgattcatcgcaaacctttgagTTACGGAGCCCAGGATTAATATGCTTTGAAAATTAGGTTAATACTGTTTACAAACTCTTCTTTGCCACTCTGGCCACATAATTCTAATAGAATGATGAGTGAGTGCTTTATAAATACTGAACATGATGGTTATTTACATTTCGATTAGCATAATGCAAGTCTTTTCTAGAAATCCATGAAGTTTACTTGTAAAGTCTTGTGCTGATAATCTCACAATGCACCACATATTGTATACTGTACATAATATGTtgtcataaatatttgaaattatctCTTAAAAGAATAATTTCATGTAAGTATTGGGATCATTACCGCtacaggtaggcctatatacattaCAGTTTCATGGCTATGTACAAATAATTATGCTCGAATCTTCTGGTTATGACTTGATAAGGTCCAAGTATCACTGTTTTTGCGCGCAAAATGCTTGTAAATGTGGTGGGAGATTGGGGGTATCATTTGCAAATATCTCGAAAGTAGCAGAAAACGAATTTCTAAGATGGATCATAAAGAATATTATCAATCATCCCATTATCTCCACCCACTTCGTTGCGATTAGCTTGCCTATGCTTACATGTACAAGGTAAGAATCTAAGGTTACTCTGCCCTGGAATTGCTGCATAGTCATACTGTTGGTCAGAAGACCCTGAACAGGTAGGAGTGTCTTTGGAGCCTTGGTGGCCATTTGCTTTCATCGCAGAACATGGCTCTGATTGTTCAATCGAGTATTCACTAGGCTCTAGGACGAAGTACTCCGAGCTGGAGAACTGTTGTCCCTCATTCATTTCCCCCACTGTTTTTTCTCCTTGGTCAGGCTctaatgtatgataatattcaCCAGGCATATCATCGTTTTCGACAGCTTCTGGCTTCTCAACTCGGTGAATAATGGGTGGAGGATTGTCGTCGGATCGTGGTGGTGGTCGTTGGTTACTTCTCCCTTCACTGTTGTTTCCTACGGTATCTCTTTCACAAGGTAGGGCCAGCATACTCCTTTTCTTAGAGCTGGCTGACATTTCTTTACTACTCTTCGAACTTTTCTGCAGGTGGGCATCTCTTCTTGGACCTCTACCCGCTTCTCCTACCGAAGGTTTTCTTGGTTCCCGTGCAACCTCCCTCGGCCACCTTCCCCGTGAATCATTGACACTTCCATCAGCCCCGTATGACCGTTTATCTGACCATTTCACCGACCCTACACGCCTGTTGGAGTATGCACCAGGGGTTCGCTGATCGGATCCGGACCCTCCTTGACGCCTTCTCTTCCTGCAGCTGCATTGCACGCCGTGTTTACGATCTGAGCAACAAAACTCGGGGATTGAGCCACCCCCTTGACATTTTCCCCTATCTTCTGTGACATTCTGCATGCCTGTCGGATTTCGCATTGAATGTGCAGAACTTGGCTGGAGACCCCGTGGTAACGAGTGGGATCCTTGACGATTGCCCCTTCTGCTCTGGATGCGATCAGACGAAGTGGTGTGATCATACGTGTCTTCAGACGACAAAGTTAACTCTGAAACAGAATATCCATTGCTGGTGTTAACAAGATGATGTCGACTGGGTCCTGCAATACTGTAGATATTGCTCACACTCTGAGGTCTTTGGGGTTGAGATGTAAGTTCTGTTGGCGTGGAGCTATCGGTTTGCTCTCTGGCGTGTCTCCTCTTACGTCTCCTATtcgaatgaataaaatgaaagcaAACATACATTTAGGCCTTTCTTTCGCttgaatatgaaattatgatacaGTGATTTTTAGATACAGTAAATACCACACTAAGAGTTGAATCTATGGCTTTCAAAAACTGAAATGAACCTCTGAG contains:
- the LOC129280474 gene encoding uncharacterized protein LOC129280474, whose protein sequence is MALFGRWSNGVVACLIQQLIIFVSSETIATPGALDPLCNDYSANRTSGYMEYIGCFNYTCIETVRTSNVTDIDECTSQCKDGNHSSSALSLGYLCSCGNFTCQIKNRMCDRKCGIPCEKSPADVLWPCGGIGFYQVYRSGTFENEASDPPGNKILILAIVCGGIVVTTCFVCFFVSISERRRKRRHAREQTDSSTPTELTSQPQRPQSVSNIYSIAGPSRHHLVNTSNGYSVSELTLSSEDTYDHTTSSDRIQSRRGNRQGSHSLPRGLQPSSAHSMRNPTGMQNVTEDRGKCQGGGSIPEFCCSDRKHGVQCSCRKRRRQGGSGSDQRTPGAYSNRRVGSVKWSDKRSYGADGSVNDSRGRWPREVAREPRKPSVGEAGRGPRRDAHLQKSSKSSKEMSASSKKRSMLALPCERDTVGNNSEGRSNQRPPPRSDDNPPPIIHRVEKPEAVENDDMPGEYYHTLEPDQGEKTVGEMNEGQQFSSSEYFVLEPSEYSIEQSEPCSAMKANGHQGSKDTPTCSGSSDQQYDYAAIPGQSNLRFLPCTCKHRQANRNEVGGDNGMIDNILYDPS